One window of Hymenobacter sp. BRD128 genomic DNA carries:
- the dapF gene encoding diaminopimelate epimerase produces the protein MYFHKYQGTGNDFVIIDDRAQQFDHTDHARIAALCHRRFGIGADGLMLLRNRAGYDFEMVYFNADGRPSTMCGNGGRCLVAFAKYLGVIENKARFIAVDGPHEARVEADGTVRLKMIDVAAAQPAGVGEDDVFLHTGSPHHIHFLDPEEHHSLAEFDVYGHGHSIRYDQAYDPAGVNVNFVQVPADPSHPWPVRTYERGVEDETLSCGTGVTAVALAASTRGAVSPVQLQAAGGLLEVAFDQRPDGGFENVWLSGPAVRVFGGEI, from the coding sequence ATGTACTTCCATAAATACCAGGGCACCGGCAACGACTTTGTTATCATCGACGACCGTGCCCAGCAATTTGACCACACCGACCACGCCCGCATTGCGGCGCTCTGCCACCGCCGCTTCGGCATCGGGGCCGATGGCCTGATGCTGCTGCGCAACCGCGCCGGCTACGACTTCGAGATGGTGTATTTCAACGCCGATGGCCGCCCCAGCACTATGTGCGGCAACGGTGGGCGCTGCCTGGTCGCCTTTGCCAAGTATCTGGGAGTCATTGAGAATAAGGCGCGTTTTATCGCCGTAGATGGCCCGCACGAAGCCCGCGTGGAAGCCGATGGCACGGTGCGCCTGAAGATGATAGACGTGGCCGCCGCCCAGCCCGCCGGGGTAGGGGAGGACGACGTTTTTCTGCACACCGGCTCGCCGCACCACATTCATTTTCTCGACCCCGAAGAGCACCACTCGCTGGCCGAGTTCGACGTGTATGGCCACGGCCACAGCATCCGCTACGACCAGGCCTACGACCCGGCCGGCGTCAACGTCAACTTTGTGCAGGTGCCCGCCGACCCTAGCCACCCCTGGCCGGTGCGCACCTACGAGCGTGGCGTCGAAGACGAAACCCTGAGCTGCGGCACCGGCGTCACGGCCGTGGCCCTGGCCGCCTCGACGCGCGGCGCGGTCTCGCCGGTGCAGCTGCAAGCCGCCGGCGGCCTGCTTGAAGTAGCCTTCGACCAGCGCCCCGACGGTGGCTTTGAAAACGTGTGGCTGAGTGGCCCGGCCGTGCGCGTGTTTGGCGGCGAAATCTAG
- a CDS encoding GNAT family N-acetyltransferase: MVTLRALEPDDLEFLFQLENDPALWAVSDVLPAPISRHALREYLRHAAASLAEAGQMRLIINSEENQPVGTLDLFDYSALHQRAGVGITVRKSARRRGYAQAALAWLLPYARQQLRLHQLYCTVASTNRASLSLFRKTGFRRVGVRHDWLRENTPAGWANAVELQLILSGEG, translated from the coding sequence ATGGTGACCCTGCGCGCGCTCGAACCCGATGATTTAGAATTTTTATTTCAGCTCGAAAACGACCCCGCGCTGTGGGCCGTTTCGGACGTGCTGCCGGCGCCCATTTCGCGCCACGCCCTGCGCGAATACCTGCGCCACGCCGCCGCTAGCCTCGCCGAAGCCGGACAGATGCGCCTGATAATCAATTCTGAAGAAAATCAGCCGGTTGGCACGCTCGACTTATTCGACTACTCGGCGCTGCATCAGCGGGCGGGCGTGGGCATCACGGTGCGCAAAAGTGCCCGGCGGCGCGGCTACGCGCAGGCTGCCCTGGCCTGGCTGCTGCCCTACGCCCGGCAGCAGCTGCGGCTGCATCAGCTATACTGCACCGTAGCTAGTACTAACCGGGCTAGCCTCAGCTTGTTCCGAAAAACGGGTTTTCGGCGCGTGGGCGTGCGCCACGACTGGCTGCGTGAAAATACCCCCGCCGGCTGGGCAAATGCCGTCGAATTGCAGCTAATACTGAGTGGGGAAGGCTAA
- a CDS encoding glycosyltransferase family 1 protein, translated as MPLSTPAEAPVRAASTAPAADLADANHPTYSLPDLVCFAHLHWDFVWQRPQHLLSRFAQHGRVFYVEDAFFHPDDLIEPHLEVKERQNGVKVLVVHLPNRLRGNEQASDQAQVAVLKKFFADNSLDTYIFWIYTPMAMSRARQFQPVLTVYDCMDELAQFKFAPPELRQREQELFQQADLVFTGGQRLYEAKREQHNDAHAFPSSIDKEHFGQARNPALAEPADQAGIAHPRVGFFGVVDERLDIELLGQLATNHPQWQFVIIGPVVKIDPATLPHNANIHYLGGKNYQELPAYLRGWDVATLLFARNESTEFISPTKTPEYLAAGRPVVSTSIRDVVRPYGDLELVQIADDPKEFGQAIARALEQGKDASWRTRTDDYLATISWDLTWQNMVNLMQERLAAKQPAAR; from the coding sequence ATGCCGCTTTCTACTCCGGCGGAGGCACCTGTGCGTGCCGCCTCCACCGCCCCGGCTGCGGACCTAGCCGACGCAAACCATCCTACGTATTCGCTGCCCGATTTGGTGTGTTTTGCGCACCTGCATTGGGATTTTGTATGGCAGCGGCCCCAGCATCTGCTGTCGCGCTTTGCGCAGCACGGTCGGGTTTTTTATGTTGAAGATGCCTTCTTCCACCCCGATGACCTCATCGAGCCGCACCTGGAAGTGAAGGAGCGCCAGAATGGCGTGAAAGTATTAGTAGTGCACCTGCCCAACCGCCTGCGGGGCAACGAGCAGGCTAGCGACCAGGCGCAGGTAGCGGTATTAAAGAAATTCTTCGCGGATAACAGCCTCGATACCTACATCTTCTGGATTTATACGCCAATGGCTATGAGCCGGGCGCGCCAGTTTCAGCCCGTGCTTACCGTGTACGACTGCATGGATGAGCTGGCCCAATTCAAATTTGCGCCGCCCGAATTGCGGCAGCGCGAGCAGGAGTTGTTTCAGCAGGCCGACCTTGTCTTTACCGGCGGCCAGCGCCTCTACGAGGCGAAGCGCGAGCAGCATAACGATGCCCACGCCTTTCCGAGCAGCATTGACAAAGAGCACTTTGGCCAGGCCCGCAACCCCGCGCTGGCCGAGCCCGCCGACCAAGCCGGCATTGCGCACCCGCGCGTCGGCTTCTTTGGCGTAGTCGACGAGCGCCTCGATATTGAGCTGCTAGGCCAGCTGGCCACGAACCATCCGCAGTGGCAGTTCGTTATCATCGGACCAGTGGTGAAGATTGACCCCGCCACGCTGCCCCACAATGCAAACATTCACTATCTGGGCGGCAAAAACTACCAGGAGCTGCCCGCGTATCTGCGCGGCTGGGACGTAGCGACGCTGCTTTTTGCGCGCAACGAAAGCACTGAATTTATTTCGCCTACCAAAACGCCGGAGTACCTGGCGGCCGGCCGGCCGGTGGTGAGCACCAGCATCCGCGACGTGGTGCGCCCCTACGGCGACCTGGAGCTGGTCCAGATTGCCGACGACCCGAAGGAATTCGGCCAGGCCATTGCCCGCGCGCTGGAGCAGGGCAAGGATGCCAGCTGGCGCACCCGCACCGACGATTACCTGGCCACCATCAGCTGGGACCTGACCTGGCAAAACATGGTAAATCTGATGCAGGAGCGCTTAGCTGCCAAGCAACCTGCCGCCCGATAA
- the glf gene encoding UDP-galactopyranose mutase: protein MFDYLIVGAGFAGSVLAERLATRSNKKVLIIDKRSHIGGNAYDHYNEDGILIHKYGPHIFHTNSKDVFDYLGNFTDWRPYEHRVLASVDGQLVPMPINLDTINKLYGLNLTSFQVEEFFASVAEDVPVVKTSEDVVVSKVGRELYNKFFKNYTNKQWGLDPSQLDKSVTSRVPTRTNRDDRYFTDTYQAMPLHGYTRMFEKMLDHPNIKIMLNTDYHEVIKFIPFKEMIFTGPVDEYFDFKFGKLPYRSLEFKHDTLNKEQHLAAPVVNYPNEHAYTRITEFKALTGQSHPKTAIVYEYPQAEGDPYYPVPMPENAELYAKYKKLADETPNVHFVGRLATYKYYNMDQVVAQALTLYKKLTDKEEAAKPVRPAIAGSTSLVEKLINREPAVE from the coding sequence ATGTTTGACTATCTCATCGTCGGGGCCGGCTTCGCTGGCAGCGTGCTGGCCGAGCGGCTAGCCACCCGCAGCAACAAAAAAGTGCTCATCATTGACAAGCGCAGTCACATCGGGGGTAATGCCTACGACCATTATAACGAAGACGGAATTCTGATTCACAAGTACGGTCCGCACATTTTTCACACCAACTCCAAGGACGTATTTGACTACCTCGGTAACTTCACCGACTGGCGCCCTTATGAGCACCGCGTGCTCGCCTCGGTTGATGGCCAGCTGGTGCCAATGCCGATTAACCTCGACACGATTAACAAGCTTTATGGCTTGAACCTGACTAGCTTCCAGGTAGAAGAGTTCTTCGCTTCGGTGGCCGAGGACGTGCCGGTCGTGAAAACGTCGGAGGACGTGGTGGTGAGTAAGGTGGGCCGGGAGCTGTATAATAAATTCTTCAAGAACTACACCAATAAGCAGTGGGGCCTCGACCCCTCGCAGCTCGATAAGTCGGTGACCAGCCGCGTGCCTACCCGCACCAACCGCGACGACCGGTACTTCACTGATACCTACCAGGCCATGCCGCTGCACGGCTACACCCGCATGTTTGAGAAGATGCTCGACCACCCGAACATCAAAATCATGCTCAATACCGACTACCACGAAGTGATTAAATTCATCCCCTTTAAGGAGATGATTTTCACCGGCCCGGTCGATGAGTACTTCGACTTTAAGTTTGGCAAGCTGCCCTACCGCTCGCTTGAGTTCAAGCACGACACGCTGAATAAAGAGCAGCACCTGGCTGCGCCGGTAGTGAACTACCCCAACGAGCACGCCTACACCCGCATCACCGAGTTTAAGGCCCTTACCGGCCAGAGCCACCCCAAAACAGCCATCGTGTACGAGTACCCGCAGGCCGAGGGCGACCCCTACTACCCGGTGCCCATGCCCGAAAATGCCGAGCTGTATGCCAAGTACAAGAAGCTCGCCGACGAGACGCCCAACGTGCACTTTGTAGGCCGCCTTGCCACCTACAAGTACTACAACATGGACCAGGTAGTAGCTCAGGCGCTGACACTTTATAAGAAGCTGACGGACAAGGAGGAAGCCGCTAAGCCCGTGCGTCCGGCCATCGCTGGCTCGACTTCGCTGGTCGAGAAGCTTATCAACCGCGAGCCGGCCGTAGAGTAG
- the secA gene encoding preprotein translocase subunit SecA, translating into MLDFLGKTVAKLFGSKAEKDLKDVVPYVALINAEYAKLAALTDDQLRHRTQEVRQQLDGKLAGIDGQLAGLHEQIDTQPNLDVTRKEAIFEQIDALEKQRNKDLEAALTEVLPQAFAIVKETARRYAQNGQLVVTATDMDRDIARTKSNVTIQGDKAVWSNKWLAAGAEITWDMVHYDVQLIGGVVLHQGKIAEMATGEGKTLVSTLPAFLNALGGRGVHLVTVNDYLAKRDSEWNAPLFEFHGLTVDCIDKHQPNTDARRNAYLADVTYGTNNEFGFDYLRDNMARDPSELVQRKHHYAMVDEVDSVLIDDARTPLIISGPVPKGDVHEFLQLKPRIQRLVDEQKKLVQNYLVQARKLIAEGKTGAEEGGKNGDGGLALFRAYRGLPKSKPLIKFLSEPGMRVILQQAENFYLQDNSRQMPEADKPLFFTIDEKNNQIELTEKGIDLITAQGEDPYLFIMPDIGVEIANIEKADALTAEEKLQQKEQLMSDYQEKSERVHTVNQLLKAYTLFERDDQYILSQEGKVMIVDEQTGRVMEGRRYSDGLHQAIEAKEGVRIEDATQTYATVTLQNFFRMYHKLGGMTGTAETEAGELWEIYKLDVVVIPTNRPISRKDDHDKVYRTVREKYNAVAEEIQALVQAGRPVLVGTTSVEISELVSRMLKLRGIKHQVLNAKQNQREAEIVAAAGYPGTVTIATNMAGRGTDIKLRETSREAGGLAIIGTERHESRRVDRQLRGRAGRQGDPGSSQFFVSLEDNLMRLFGSERIAKLMDRMGMEEGEVIQHSMITSSIERAQKKVEENNFGTRKRLLEYDDVMNAQREVVYRRRRNALFGERLELDILNLIYDVSEDIAAGHKISNDFEDFKLAIIKDFGYDTHITAQEFAALPAERLTQKLYDEATGYYESKNEHIGQNALPMINDLLSQNTPYENIAIPFTDGHKHTQVIANLRKAQASQGLDIIRQMEKGAVLSTIDEAWTQHLRQMDDLKQVVQNAVYEQKDPLLVYKFEAFELFKRMLAKVNHSTSGFLFKADVPVAAEAGFAEPDFHYEDDIVEPLPRLKAEKAVSDVSLGAGQEDLDQAAELGVGPAPAIKQEPVRSQKIANRNDKVSVQYMDGRVLRDVKFKTVEEDLAAQRCVLVE; encoded by the coding sequence ATGTTAGATTTCCTCGGCAAAACCGTCGCCAAGCTGTTTGGCTCCAAAGCAGAAAAGGACCTCAAGGACGTGGTGCCTTACGTGGCCCTCATTAATGCGGAATATGCCAAACTGGCGGCCTTGACCGACGACCAGCTGCGCCACCGTACCCAGGAAGTGCGCCAGCAGCTCGATGGCAAGCTAGCCGGCATCGATGGGCAGCTGGCCGGCCTGCACGAGCAGATTGACACCCAGCCTAACCTCGACGTGACGCGTAAGGAGGCCATTTTTGAGCAAATAGACGCCCTCGAAAAGCAGCGCAACAAAGACCTCGAAGCGGCCCTTACCGAGGTGCTGCCCCAGGCCTTCGCCATTGTGAAGGAAACTGCCCGCCGCTACGCCCAAAATGGCCAGCTGGTGGTGACGGCCACTGACATGGACCGCGACATTGCCCGCACCAAGTCGAACGTGACTATTCAGGGCGATAAGGCCGTGTGGAGCAACAAGTGGCTGGCCGCCGGCGCCGAGATTACCTGGGACATGGTACACTACGACGTGCAGCTGATTGGCGGCGTGGTGCTGCACCAGGGCAAGATTGCCGAGATGGCCACCGGTGAGGGTAAAACGCTCGTTTCGACCCTGCCCGCGTTCCTGAACGCGCTGGGCGGCCGGGGCGTACACCTGGTAACGGTGAACGACTACCTGGCCAAGCGCGACTCGGAGTGGAATGCGCCGCTGTTCGAGTTTCACGGCCTCACGGTGGATTGCATCGACAAGCACCAGCCCAACACCGACGCCCGCCGCAACGCCTATCTGGCCGACGTAACCTACGGTACCAACAACGAATTCGGCTTCGATTACCTGCGCGACAACATGGCCCGCGACCCTAGCGAGCTGGTGCAGCGCAAACACCACTACGCGATGGTGGACGAAGTGGACTCCGTGCTGATTGACGATGCGCGCACGCCGCTCATCATCTCGGGCCCCGTGCCCAAGGGCGACGTGCACGAGTTTTTGCAGCTCAAGCCCCGCATTCAGCGGCTGGTGGACGAGCAGAAAAAGCTGGTGCAGAACTACTTGGTGCAGGCCCGTAAGCTCATTGCCGAAGGCAAAACCGGCGCCGAGGAAGGTGGTAAAAACGGCGACGGCGGGCTAGCCCTGTTCCGCGCCTACCGCGGCCTGCCCAAGAGCAAGCCGCTCATCAAGTTTCTGTCGGAGCCCGGTATGCGCGTGATTTTGCAGCAGGCCGAAAACTTCTACCTGCAAGACAACTCGCGCCAGATGCCGGAGGCCGACAAGCCGCTGTTCTTCACCATCGATGAGAAAAACAACCAGATTGAGCTGACCGAAAAAGGCATCGATTTGATTACGGCGCAGGGCGAGGACCCGTACCTGTTCATTATGCCCGATATCGGCGTCGAAATCGCCAACATCGAAAAGGCCGACGCCCTGACCGCCGAGGAAAAGCTCCAGCAAAAGGAGCAGCTCATGAGCGACTACCAGGAGAAGTCGGAGCGCGTGCACACCGTAAACCAGCTCCTGAAAGCCTACACGCTGTTTGAGCGCGACGACCAGTACATCCTGAGCCAGGAAGGCAAAGTGATGATTGTGGACGAGCAGACCGGCCGCGTGATGGAAGGCCGCCGCTACTCCGACGGCCTGCACCAGGCCATCGAGGCCAAGGAAGGCGTGCGCATCGAGGATGCCACCCAGACCTACGCCACGGTGACGTTGCAGAACTTCTTCCGCATGTACCACAAGCTGGGCGGCATGACCGGCACGGCCGAAACCGAAGCCGGCGAGCTGTGGGAAATCTACAAGCTCGACGTGGTAGTGATTCCGACCAACCGCCCCATCTCGCGCAAGGACGACCACGACAAAGTGTACCGCACGGTGCGCGAGAAGTACAACGCCGTAGCCGAGGAAATTCAGGCCCTAGTACAAGCTGGCCGCCCGGTGCTGGTGGGTACGACTTCGGTGGAAATCTCGGAGCTCGTGAGCCGCATGCTGAAGCTGCGCGGCATCAAGCACCAGGTGCTGAATGCCAAGCAGAACCAGCGCGAAGCCGAGATTGTGGCCGCCGCCGGCTACCCCGGCACCGTAACCATCGCCACCAACATGGCCGGCCGGGGTACCGACATCAAGCTGCGCGAGACCTCGCGCGAGGCGGGGGGGCTAGCCATCATCGGCACCGAGCGCCACGAAAGCCGCCGTGTGGACCGCCAGCTGCGGGGCCGCGCCGGCCGCCAGGGCGACCCGGGCTCGTCGCAGTTCTTCGTGTCGCTCGAAGACAACCTGATGCGCCTGTTCGGCTCGGAGCGCATTGCCAAGCTCATGGACCGCATGGGGATGGAAGAGGGTGAAGTAATTCAGCACTCGATGATTACGTCGAGCATTGAGCGCGCCCAGAAGAAGGTGGAAGAAAATAACTTCGGCACCCGCAAGCGCCTGCTGGAGTACGACGACGTGATGAACGCCCAGCGTGAGGTGGTGTACCGCCGCCGCCGCAATGCCCTCTTCGGCGAGCGCCTGGAGCTGGACATTCTCAACCTGATTTATGACGTGAGCGAGGACATCGCCGCCGGCCATAAAATCAGCAACGACTTTGAGGATTTTAAGCTGGCCATCATCAAGGACTTTGGCTACGACACGCACATCACGGCCCAGGAGTTTGCGGCCCTGCCCGCCGAGCGCCTCACCCAAAAGCTCTACGACGAGGCCACGGGCTACTACGAAAGCAAGAATGAGCACATTGGCCAGAACGCCCTGCCGATGATAAACGACCTGCTGAGCCAGAACACGCCCTACGAAAACATCGCCATTCCCTTCACCGATGGCCACAAGCACACCCAGGTAATCGCCAACCTGCGCAAAGCGCAGGCTAGCCAGGGCCTCGACATCATTCGGCAGATGGAAAAGGGCGCCGTGCTCTCGACCATCGACGAAGCCTGGACCCAGCACCTGCGCCAGATGGACGACCTCAAGCAGGTAGTGCAAAACGCGGTGTACGAGCAGAAGGACCCGCTTTTGGTCTACAAGTTCGAAGCCTTCGAACTATTTAAGCGCATGCTAGCCAAGGTGAACCACAGCACCAGCGGATTCCTTTTCAAGGCCGACGTGCCGGTGGCCGCCGAGGCCGGTTTTGCCGAGCCAGATTTTCATTACGAAGATGATATCGTAGAGCCCCTGCCCAGGCTGAAAGCCGAGAAAGCTGTGTCGGACGTGAGCCTCGGCGCCGGCCAGGAAGACCTCGACCAGGCCGCTGAGTTGGGTGTGGGCCCAGCTCCGGCCATCAAACAGGAACCGGTGCGCAGCCAGAAAATTGCTAACCGCAACGACAAAGTGAGTGTGCAGTACATGGACGGCCGCGTGCTGCGCGACGTGAAGTTCAAGACGGTAGAGGAAGACCTGGCCGCTCAGCGCTGCGTATTAGTGGAGTAA
- a CDS encoding T9SS type A sorting domain-containing protein translates to MTKLTEAGALVWAQPVGGPTVALAASGGNVYATGSFSGTAEFGSATYTALGNNDMYVVKLTDAGATGSYAWTQRIGFALPTAARAIAVSGSSVYVAGIYYNSTSIGNLALPGQNSFIAKLTDTGAGSSASWVQLLSSPANSRSVAVLALAASGSTVYLAGNFTGRATIGATTLTSIGDQDLLVGRLTDAGTTAHVNWVRQAGGASGGHSASSLIVSGSSVYVAGTYTGAFGFDGNVAVAAGNGAVVIKLIDTGTMASLAWLQYSTGTGMQANVMTRSGNNLYVAGIVGAGSTFGALTIPAPSGPRAFLAALAPSIEAGPLSTSKSASLPGLGLYPNPATNTATVRVPAGAGAATLTLVDGLGRLVRTAQVPAGQDYALKLSGLVPGMYAVQVWLGERLATQQLVVE, encoded by the coding sequence TTGACCAAATTAACCGAAGCCGGCGCGCTGGTGTGGGCGCAGCCGGTGGGTGGGCCGACGGTGGCGCTAGCGGCCAGTGGCGGTAATGTGTACGCTACGGGGTCTTTTTCGGGAACGGCTGAGTTTGGCTCCGCTACGTATACCGCCTTGGGAAACAATGATATGTACGTAGTTAAGCTCACCGACGCTGGGGCTACCGGCAGCTACGCATGGACCCAACGCATTGGCTTTGCCTTGCCTACCGCGGCTAGGGCCATAGCGGTGAGTGGAAGCAGCGTGTATGTAGCGGGTATCTACTATAATTCTACCAGTATTGGTAATTTGGCGCTACCTGGCCAAAATTCCTTTATAGCTAAGCTCACCGATACCGGGGCCGGCAGCAGCGCCAGCTGGGTACAGCTACTAAGCAGCCCGGCTAATAGTCGTTCCGTAGCCGTGCTGGCCTTGGCGGCTAGCGGTTCGACGGTGTACCTGGCCGGAAACTTTACTGGCCGCGCAACCATAGGGGCCACCACGCTCACTAGCATCGGGGACCAGGACCTACTGGTAGGGCGACTTACCGATGCGGGTACTACCGCCCATGTAAACTGGGTGCGGCAGGCCGGCGGCGCGAGTGGCGGTCACAGCGCCTCGTCGCTAATAGTAAGCGGTAGCAGCGTATACGTAGCCGGCACATACACTGGTGCATTTGGCTTTGATGGCAACGTTGCCGTTGCGGCCGGCAATGGGGCGGTAGTAATTAAGCTCATCGACACGGGTACTATGGCTAGCCTAGCTTGGCTGCAGTACTCAACGGGCACGGGCATGCAAGCAAACGTAATGACCCGTAGCGGCAATAATTTGTACGTAGCGGGTATTGTAGGGGCCGGCTCTACTTTCGGGGCGCTAACTATTCCGGCCCCGAGTGGTCCCAGAGCATTTTTAGCTGCCCTAGCCCCTTCTATCGAGGCCGGGCCGCTATCCACCAGCAAGTCTGCTTCGCTGCCCGGTCTTGGCTTGTATCCCAACCCAGCCACCAACACGGCTACCGTGCGTGTGCCGGCCGGGGCAGGCGCTGCCACGCTTACTCTGGTCGATGGGTTAGGCCGGCTAGTACGTACCGCCCAGGTCCCGGCTGGGCAGGATTACGCCTTAAAGCTGAGCGGGTTGGTGCCCGGTATGTATGCGGTGCAGGTGTGGCTAGGCGAGCGCCTGGCCACGCAGCAACTGGTGGTTGAGTAA
- the deoC gene encoding deoxyribose-phosphate aldolase, with translation MPTPNLAATFDHTLLRPDCTETQISQLCREARQHGFASACVPPCHVALAARELSGSGVAVCTVIGFPLGYSSSRVKFREAEIAMAEGATELDVVLNVSLLKSGQLDAVKAELEDLADLADVHNALLKVIIETALLTEDELETAARLCAEAGAHFVKTSTGFASRGASVADVELLRRVLPAGVRIKASGGIRTREQALAMLAAGADRLGTSNSLAILQEDENAPS, from the coding sequence ATGCCCACGCCCAACCTCGCCGCTACCTTCGACCATACCCTGCTGCGGCCCGACTGCACCGAAACCCAGATAAGTCAGCTGTGCCGGGAAGCCCGCCAGCATGGTTTTGCCAGCGCCTGTGTGCCGCCGTGCCACGTGGCATTGGCCGCCCGTGAGCTCAGCGGCTCGGGCGTGGCCGTGTGCACAGTCATCGGTTTTCCGCTCGGGTACAGCAGCAGCCGGGTCAAGTTTCGGGAAGCGGAAATAGCCATGGCCGAAGGCGCTACCGAGCTCGACGTGGTGCTGAACGTGTCGCTCCTGAAATCGGGCCAGCTCGATGCCGTAAAGGCGGAGCTTGAAGACCTGGCCGACCTCGCCGACGTGCACAACGCCCTGCTAAAAGTCATCATCGAAACCGCCCTGCTCACCGAAGACGAGCTGGAAACCGCCGCCCGGCTCTGCGCCGAGGCCGGCGCGCATTTCGTAAAAACTAGCACCGGCTTTGCCAGCCGGGGCGCTTCGGTGGCCGATGTGGAGCTGCTGCGCCGCGTGCTGCCCGCCGGGGTGCGCATCAAGGCTAGCGGGGGCATTCGCACCCGCGAGCAGGCGCTGGCCATGCTAGCCGCCGGCGCCGACCGCCTGGGCACGTCCAACAGTCTGGCTATCTTGCAGGAAGATGAAAATGCGCCTTCGTAA